A segment of the Candidatus Brocadiaceae bacterium genome:
GCAAGCGGTCCGGGTGGGAATCCTGGGGTTCGCCCACGGCCACGTGAGCGCCTACTGCGCGCGCTGGCAGGCCGGCGAGTTCGGCATCCGCGTGGTCGCCGGGTGGGACCATGACGGGCAACGCGCCGCCGGCCCCTGCGAGCGCTTCGGGCTGGAACGCTGCCCCGACCCCGCCGCCCTGCTGGCACGCGCCGACGTCGACGCCGTGGTCATCGGCGCCGAGACGTCCATGCACGCCGACCTGGCCGAGGCCGCCGCGCGCGCCGGCAAGGCCATCGTCCTGCAGAAGCCGATGGCCCTCACGATGGCCGAGGCCGACCGCATCGTGGAGGCCGTCCGCGAGGCGGGGGTGCCCTTCAGCATGGCCTGGCAGATGCGCGCGGACCCGCATAACCTGCGGGTGAAGGCCCTGCTGGCCGACGGGCGCTTCGGCCGGCCGTACATCGTCCGACGCCGCCACTGCCTGTCGACACACCTCTGGCCCGACTTCGCCCGGAGCTGGCACGTCCGGCCGGAGCTGAACCGCGACATCTTCGCCGACGACGCCTCCCACGCCGTCGATTTCATCTACTGGCTCCTGGGGATGCCCGTCAGCGTGTCGGCCGAGATGGGCACGCTGCGCGACCCGGCGGTGGCGAACGACAACGCCATCGCCCTGTTCCGATACGCCGACGGCACCTTCGGCGAGGTCTCGTGCACGTTCGTCGCACCGGCCGGAGAGAACACGGTGGAGGTCGTCTGCGAGAACGGCCTGATCGTCGGCAACTACGGCGACGCCCCGAGCAGCAGCGTGCCGCGCCCCCCCGGCGGCATCCAGTTGAAGTGGTTCCTGACCGGGGACGACGGGTGGACGGTCGGCGACCTGCCCGAGGTCACCTCGCAGGGCGAGCGCATCGCCGGCCTGGCCGCGCCCCTGGCGGAGTTCCTGCACGGACGGCGCCCGCCGGTGGCGACCGCCGAAGAAGGCCGCGACGTGCTGCGCCTCGTCCTGGGCTGCTACGAATCGGCCGAACAGGGGCGCAGGATCGAGTTCACGTGACCTGAGCCGTCCACAGTCTTCATACGGTCCATACCGGTTCGCGCCTCCATGGACAGACAACCCAACCTGCTCCTGATCGTTCTGGACAGCCTGCGGGCCGACCACATGAGCCTGCACGGCTACGGCCGCCTCACGACGCCCCACATCGACCGGTTCGCGGCCGGCGGCGTCGTGCTCGAAGACGTCCTGAGCCCGCACATTCCCACCACGCCGGCCTTCGCCGGGCTGCTGACGGGCCTCGACTGCTTCGGTACGGGCGTCGTCTCGCTGCGGCACAAGGGCGCGATGACGGCCCCGACGCTGGCCGCGCTCCTGCAGGACCGCGGCTACGAGACGACCTGCGTGGGCTTCAAGGACACCGAGCCGTGCGCGCCCGGCTTCGGCCGCTACCTCGACTACGTCGGCTGGGGCGCGTGGGAGGACGGCCGCTGCCCGAAGGCCGAGAACCTGGCCGCCGTCGCCCTGCCCGAACTCCGGCGCCTGGCCGGGAGCGACCGGCCGTTCTTCCTGATGCTCCGCTACCTGGACCCGCACGCCCCCTACCTGCCGCCCGCGCCGTTCGAACGCATGTTCTACGCCGGCGACGAGTGCGACCCCGCCAACACGTCCATGCGGCCGGTGCTCGCCTTCCGCCCCATGCGCGACTTCCAGGCCTCCTGGTTGCCCCCCGGCATCACGGACATCGACTACGTCATCGCCCAGTACGACGGCGCGGTCGCCTACGCGGACGCGTGCCTCCAGGGGCTCTTCGAGGCCGTCTCCGCCCTGGGCCTGGACGAGGACACGCTGGTCGTCCTGACGGCGGACCACGGCGAGACACTCGACGAGCACGACTGCTACTTCGACCACCACGGCCTCTACGAATGCACCCTGCGCGTGCCGCTCGTCTTCCGCATGCCCGGCCGCCTGCCCGCCGGGCGCCGCCTCGCCGGCACGGCCACGCTCCAGGACGTGGCGCCCACCGTCCTGGACCTGCTCGGCATCCGCACCGACGCCGTCTTCGACGGCCGGAGCCTGGCCGACGCCCTGCGGCACGGGCGACTCCGCGCCCGCAGCGAACTCTACCTCACCGAGGCCACCTGGATGCGCAAGCACGCCTGGCGCACGCCCGAGTGGAAGCTGATCCGCGCGCTCGAACCCGACTTCCACTTCAAGCCCGAGGTGGAACTCTACAACCTGCTGACGGACCCGGGCGAGAACGAGAACCTGGCCGGATCGCAGCCCGACGTGGTCGACCTGCTGACCGGCCGCATGCGGTCCTGGATCCGCCGGCGCGAAGGCGAAACCGCGCGGCGCAATCCCATGTTCACCGAGATCCGCTGGCACGACTGCGCGGGCGTCGAAGGCGCCTTCGAGTCGTCCCAGCAGGCCTACGACACCCTGCACATCGGCCCGAAGAAGCCCAGCACGCAGCCGCGCTCGCGCGAAGACGTGCTCAAAGCGCTCGGGTACATGTAGACAGCAGAAGAGACAGAGGAGCAACCATGGCGAAGAAGTCGCCGAACCTGATCCTGATCGGCATCGACAGCCTGCGCGCAGACCACATGAGCCTCTACGGCTATCCGCACCTGACGACCCCCCACATCGACCGGTTCGCCGCCGGAGGCACCACCTTCGAACGGGTCATCAGCCCCCACATCCCCACAACCTCCGGCTACGGCAACATGCTGACCGGCCGCGACGCCTTCGGCACCAACACGGTGGCGCTCCGCCATCAGGGCCCCATGGCCGAGGGCGTGCCCACGCTGGCCGAGGTCCTGCGCGAGCACGGCTACGAGACGACCTGCGTGGGCTTCCCGGGCAATCCCGCCTCGCGCGGCTTCGACAAGTACCTGGACTACGCCGGCTGGGGCAGCCTGGCCGCGGGCCGCAGCCCCAAGGCCGAGAACCTGAACGCCGTCGCCCTGCCGGAACTCCAGCGCCTCGCGGCCGGCCCCGGGCCGTTCTTCCTGTTCATGCGCCACATGGACCCGCACTCGCCCTACCTGCCCCCCCACCCCTTCGAACGCATCTTCTACGCCGGCGACGAGTTCGACCCCGACAACCGGTCCATGGACCCCGTCTTCGCCTTCAAACCCTTCGCCGACTACTTCGCCACCTGGATGCCGCCCGGCGTCACCGACAAGGACTACATCATCGCGCAGTACGACGGCGCGGTCGCCTACATGGACGCCTGCATCCGGAACATCTTCGCACAGGTCAGCGCCCTGGGACTCGATGAGAACACGCTGATCGTCCTCGACAGCGACCACGGCGAGACGCTCTACGACCACGACTGCTACTTCGACCACCACGGCCTCTACGAGTGCACCCTGCGCGTGCCGCTGGTCTTCCGCATGCCGGGGCGCGTGCCGGCCGGCCTGCGCCTGAGCGGCTACGCCACGCTCATGGACGTTACGCCGACGATCCTGGACATCCTGGGCATCCCCACGGACCTGCCGTTCGACGGCCAGAGCCTCCTCCCGGAGATGCAGGGCACGCCGCGCCGACCGACCGTCGAGTCGTACCTGACCGAGGCGACCTGGATGCGCAAGCACGGCTGGCGCACGCCGGAGTGGAAGCTCATCCGCGCCCTCGAGCCGGACTTCCACTTCAAGCCCGAGATCGAGCTCTACAACCTGATCGAAGACCCCGGCGAATCCCGCAACCTGGCCCCGGACGAGCCGGAGGTCGTCGAGTTCCTCCAGAACCGCATGAGCGCCTGGATCGCCCGCCGCGAGAAGGAAACCGGCCGGACGAACCCCATGCTCACCAACCCCCGGTGGCACGGCTGCAAGGGCGTGACGGGGCCGTTCCAATCCTCCCAACAGGCCTACGACTCGCTGCACATCGGCGACGTCGGCACGGCCGCGCGCCTGCAGGCCCGGGAAGCGACGAAGGAGTAGAGACCATGTTGCGCACCTGCGTGATCGGCCTGGGCCCGATCGGGAACCGCCACGCCGACATCCACAAGGCCGATGAACTCTGCGAGCTGGTCGGCGTCTGCGACCTGCGCCGCGACCGCGCGGACGCCGCCGCCGCCCGCCTGGGCGTGCCCGCCTTCTACGACGCGCCCGCCATGCTGGCCGACCTCCGGCCGGACGTTGTCAGCGTCGCCACCGGCGGATACGAGTACGGCAGCGAGCACTACACGCCCACCATGCAGGCCCTCGAGGCCGGGTGCCACGTCCTGTGCGAGAAGCCGATCTCCAACGAGATCGCGCCGGCCGAGGAGATGGTGGCCGCCGCCCGCGCACGGAACCTCTGCTTCGGCATCAACCTGAACCACCGGTTCACGCCCGCCGCCCGGCTGGCGAAGTCGTGGGTCGAACAGGGCCGGCTCGGCCACCTGCTGTTCGTGAACATGGCCATGTGGATCATGAACCCCACCGAGAGTTCGCCCTACTTCCAGCTCAAGGCCCTCCACCCGCACACGGTCGACGTGATGCGCTACTTCTGCGGCGACATCGAGGCCGTGCAGTGCTTCGCCACAAAGGCCCCCGGCCGCGCGATCTGGTCCACGGCCCACTTCAATATGCGCTTCGTCAACGGCGCCGTCGGCGGCCTGACCGGCAGCTACGACATCGAACGCGGCCACCCCATGGAACGCTGCGAGGTGGCCGGCACGAAGGGTCGGTTCGTCCTGGACGACATGTGGCGGGAAGCCACCCTCTACCCCGCCGGCAACCCCGAGAAGACCGTGTACACCAACCCGGTCTTCGG
Coding sequences within it:
- a CDS encoding Gfo/Idh/MocA family oxidoreductase; this encodes MQAVRVGILGFAHGHVSAYCARWQAGEFGIRVVAGWDHDGQRAAGPCERFGLERCPDPAALLARADVDAVVIGAETSMHADLAEAAARAGKAIVLQKPMALTMAEADRIVEAVREAGVPFSMAWQMRADPHNLRVKALLADGRFGRPYIVRRRHCLSTHLWPDFARSWHVRPELNRDIFADDASHAVDFIYWLLGMPVSVSAEMGTLRDPAVANDNAIALFRYADGTFGEVSCTFVAPAGENTVEVVCENGLIVGNYGDAPSSSVPRPPGGIQLKWFLTGDDGWTVGDLPEVTSQGERIAGLAAPLAEFLHGRRPPVATAEEGRDVLRLVLGCYESAEQGRRIEFT
- a CDS encoding sulfatase-like hydrolase/transferase; amino-acid sequence: MDRQPNLLLIVLDSLRADHMSLHGYGRLTTPHIDRFAAGGVVLEDVLSPHIPTTPAFAGLLTGLDCFGTGVVSLRHKGAMTAPTLAALLQDRGYETTCVGFKDTEPCAPGFGRYLDYVGWGAWEDGRCPKAENLAAVALPELRRLAGSDRPFFLMLRYLDPHAPYLPPAPFERMFYAGDECDPANTSMRPVLAFRPMRDFQASWLPPGITDIDYVIAQYDGAVAYADACLQGLFEAVSALGLDEDTLVVLTADHGETLDEHDCYFDHHGLYECTLRVPLVFRMPGRLPAGRRLAGTATLQDVAPTVLDLLGIRTDAVFDGRSLADALRHGRLRARSELYLTEATWMRKHAWRTPEWKLIRALEPDFHFKPEVELYNLLTDPGENENLAGSQPDVVDLLTGRMRSWIRRREGETARRNPMFTEIRWHDCAGVEGAFESSQQAYDTLHIGPKKPSTQPRSREDVLKALGYM
- a CDS encoding sulfatase-like hydrolase/transferase; translated protein: MAKKSPNLILIGIDSLRADHMSLYGYPHLTTPHIDRFAAGGTTFERVISPHIPTTSGYGNMLTGRDAFGTNTVALRHQGPMAEGVPTLAEVLREHGYETTCVGFPGNPASRGFDKYLDYAGWGSLAAGRSPKAENLNAVALPELQRLAAGPGPFFLFMRHMDPHSPYLPPHPFERIFYAGDEFDPDNRSMDPVFAFKPFADYFATWMPPGVTDKDYIIAQYDGAVAYMDACIRNIFAQVSALGLDENTLIVLDSDHGETLYDHDCYFDHHGLYECTLRVPLVFRMPGRVPAGLRLSGYATLMDVTPTILDILGIPTDLPFDGQSLLPEMQGTPRRPTVESYLTEATWMRKHGWRTPEWKLIRALEPDFHFKPEIELYNLIEDPGESRNLAPDEPEVVEFLQNRMSAWIARREKETGRTNPMLTNPRWHGCKGVTGPFQSSQQAYDSLHIGDVGTAARLQAREATKE
- a CDS encoding Gfo/Idh/MocA family oxidoreductase; protein product: MLRTCVIGLGPIGNRHADIHKADELCELVGVCDLRRDRADAAAARLGVPAFYDAPAMLADLRPDVVSVATGGYEYGSEHYTPTMQALEAGCHVLCEKPISNEIAPAEEMVAAARARNLCFGINLNHRFTPAARLAKSWVEQGRLGHLLFVNMAMWIMNPTESSPYFQLKALHPHTVDVMRYFCGDIEAVQCFATKAPGRAIWSTAHFNMRFVNGAVGGLTGSYDIERGHPMERCEVAGTKGRFVLDDMWREATLYPAGNPEKTVYTNPVFGGMRDFTDTFINRIHTFMQQVADGVAPEHIDGSGADGLAAQKVLAAAIESLETGTVVKVR